The following is a genomic window from Nymphaea colorata isolate Beijing-Zhang1983 chromosome 3, ASM883128v2, whole genome shotgun sequence.
AAATTATTCAcagaaaaaaatagttttcattGTCAAAATAAATTGATGTTGATTTCATCAAGAATCTTGAGTATGCCTAATTAGAAGTTGATTTTTGTGAGGACCATGTCTGCGCtcttttttggattttagacAATGGAAGGCAAACAAGAGTTGGATGATGGGAAGTTGCAAGCCTCAGACATAGTCCTTGTCATAGCAAAATTACATGTTTGCTCTTGTATGACTTATGTAGGGATTACTCTTATCATTCCAGTCCGTGTTAACCTCGTAATGACCCTTCTCATTTCTTTTCAGAATGTCTTTCATATTTCTTGTATAAATgcactttttgctttttcaattcTTGCATTTCTGGTTGAGCCTATGAACTGGAAAAGGACAAGTATGAATCACACCTCAGCCTCCCCTGCCTAAATGTGGTTATTTATGTACTTTTCCTGATTGGGCGTTGTGTATCAACTGCATCTTCTTTTACAGAAGTATCGCCTGTACTTGGGAAGATTGCAGAAGCAAAGTAAACCAGAACCTGCTTTTGGGGGGACTATGCAACCAGACTGCGGCTCAGTGGAGTCAGGAAGTTCCACTTGCCTGAGTTCAATTACAGCACATCGAGCAAACTCAGCTACAACTTTTGGATTCTCAGGTGATGAAATACAAAGAGCTCACGAAGATGATATGAGTAGGATCAACTTGCCAATCACGGTTAACACGTGGCCTTTGACCAATGACATGGTTGATACTACAAAAGCAAACCCAATTTCCCAGGTAAATTGTGTTCTTTCTACTGAGAGGACAGTCCCAGAAATGGATAAACCATTGCTTAAAACGACCACGACTCAACGGTACCCAATGGGTGAAAGGACTTCAAGTATCCAATTCAAGCAACATCCGATGCATATCACACATTCTCAGAGTTCATATGCCCTTCTGGAGAACGACTATCCTGACATGCTAATGCGCAGTCAGCCTCACCAGGCCATTCTTGATCAGTTAAAAGGCTTTCCACCATGCAGGGCTGAAGAGCCCTTTCTCCATGGGAAAACATCTGTTTCTGGTGTTGACATTGACACACCCGTTAATGAAAATGAGCTTGGATGTAGTGATTGCAGAAGCACTTGTGCTGTAGGGTTGGAATTCCCGTCAGAATGTGGTCAAGACAATCTCCTTGCTGTCCAAGGTGATAATCCAATGCTCAGCCAACAGGTTATGGGGGCAGTCTCTTCTGTTAGCAGCTCGATCCTCAATGAGATGTATGAACTTGATCAGAAAGGCATCGACATATGGGAGTCACCTTATCTGCATGTATTACCAAAAGATTCCAGCTTGGACTACACATACAATGAGTTCCAACTCTATCCACTTCAAGGATTTGACTGCTTTGCAGATTTTGGGCCTGATGTTGTGGAGACTTTTAAGATAAATGAACTGAAATCCAAGGCAGAAATACAAAGCTGCTTCCAGAGTGAATCAGTGTTCGACTCCAGCAGCCTCTATGGTCCAGAACACCTTGTTATGGACGAGGGATTGCCCTTGGATGGAGATCAGCTTCTAGTGTGAGCTACTATGCAATTATGTATCCTTTATATCTCAATCCTGATTTTGTCAGTCCAATGTATGTATTCCCCAAGCAACTATGCCACCATGACTAAGATAATAACTAGGTTGAGGTGGCTGAGTTCCATACTGCTTTTCAAGGAAACTCATGTAATGAGGTGTGCCAAAAACTCACATATACACTGGTACTTAGTTTGCTTTCTTCAAGGATCAACTAGCAACATGAGGAAAATACATCATGTTAAGTTTGTcccaaatattttttccttgtcATTTCTCATATGTAGTGCAGAGCAGAATGGTTTCTGAAAAATCTAACCAGTTGGTTGAGACTTTGATGACGCTTGCCCTGTTATACTAGAGAGACTCAGGTTTTTTGAATATCGACTATGGCGCAAGTTGATTATAATAAAGCAAGCAGCTGATATTATAATTGTTCTACTTGTCTGTAAATTTCTAATGTTATGTGACAGTGCTGTTAATAATTAATTGACTTCTTCAATGCCAGTTTTAAGAATAATGCAATCATCTCTCATTGCCATTCTGAAAGTCAGATGCTTGAATGAGGTGGCCTGTCCTTCCTCCCTTCTAGATCTCACTGTGTTGGTCTTTATGGAATTGTATATCAGTCTATTTGAGACATGATTTAACCTGATCTAAGTCTAGGATTGCTGACGTTGAGTGTTCGTAACTCTTCTTACTACTAGAAATGTTTAGGTTCTTACTTTGAGACATCTGGGTTGTGAACCTGAAGTTAATTTTACCGTCCGGTGTTCATGGTGTAACTTGTCATCGAGCTGCATCTGCTTCTACTTCACAATCTCGTAACTCCCTTGATTGCTATCTGCGATGAATCTTACAACTATTTGGAATGGCAAGATTGTGTTGTACACGTTATGAAGGCTAACATTTCCTTtcatcaacaaaagaaagattGGAACAAGTGAATCAAAGCTTTAGCGAtgatgaatttttaattttagttaTCCGGCAAATGGCAGTTttaacttcatatatatatatatatatatatatatatatatagagagagagagagagagagagaatcgatGTCCGATGCACCCTGCATCCGGCGGCCTATGCTGTTTTCTTGTAATGAGAATGAGCAGCCCTCTCTCGGGGAAGGACTCTGTCACGCTCTCTATGCAGAAAAGGTGTTAGATCACACTCTCTCTCCAAACTATGACCTACGACATCGAATCCCACCCCTGCCACTTGGACAAATGTTAAGGTAAAAATGAGACAATAGAAAATTGAGTTTAGTACGATCGACGCTTCGTCTATTTGATTCAGGAAATGTACCGTTCAAATGGAGTGACTTGGAAAGCATTGTCGAGATATCTCACCAAGTATCTCACTAAATAATCTGAGTCACGAAGACACTTATATTTTAACTAAAAGTTGCAAACAAAATTGAACCTGTTTACGCATGCAAATTCAAAGCTGCTTATCACGGATCTGGTAAAAAGATCTCAATTTAgtcacaaataaaaaattgaattttatttcgGAGTTTGATATCTGAACCATGATCCGATAAAGATATGTCCTACATATAAATGTCAACTATTTTGTCAGATAGATTTGGCCTGTGTATTTAAAAattgagtctctctctctctctctctctctctctctctctctctatatatatatatatatatatatatatatatatatatatattatccaGACATTCGTCCATCGATATGTCAAAGAGACTGATGATGGTGAAAGATTAGGTTGAAATATGAATGTCTTAgttttttttcaagaatatgAATGTCTATAAGTTTTTTTTCAAGAGACTGAAAGACTCTCCAAAAAAAGGCAAACGTTTGCATTTAGGAAactgatttgtttctttctttctctcattcctCCATTGAGGGGTATttcaatcttttaaaaaaacttaactttcatattttcaatttaTCCCCGATTGACTCCCCT
Proteins encoded in this region:
- the LOC116250990 gene encoding two-component response regulator ORR26-like isoform X4 translates to MSVDGETSRVMKGIHHGACDYLLKPVRMKELRNIWQHVFRKKRHEMKDFENHDKNEETQLVKNVLDDFEDDHVSNEGDTKSAKKRKDLKNEDDDEHESGDTSAVKKARVVWSVDLHQKFVNAVNQIGLEKVGPKKILDLMQVPGLTRENVASHLQKYRLYLGRLQKQSKPEPAFGGTMQPDCGSVESGSSTCLSSITAHRANSATTFGFSGDEIQRAHEDDMSRINLPITVNTWPLTNDMVDTTKANPISQVNCVLSTERTVPEMDKPLLKTTTTQRYPMGERTSSIQFKQHPMHITHSQSSYALLENDYPDMLMRSQPHQAILDQLKGFPPCRAEEPFLHGKTSVSGVDIDTPVNENELGCSDCRSTCAVGLEFPSECGQDNLLAVQGDNPMLSQQVMGAVSSVSSSILNEMYELDQKGIDIWESPYLHVLPKDSSLDYTYNEFQLYPLQGFDCFADFGPDVVETFKINELKSKAEIQSCFQSESVFDSSSLYGPEHLVMDEGLPLDGDQLLV
- the LOC116250990 gene encoding two-component response regulator ORR26-like isoform X1, which produces MENNGFNLQPQFPAGLRVLVVDDDPTWLKILQKMLRKCSYEVTTCGLAREALSILRERKDGFDIVISDVNMPDMDGFKLLEHVGLEMDLPVIMMSVDGETSRVMKGIHHGACDYLLKPVRMKELRNIWQHVFRKKRHEMKDFENHDKNEETQLVKNVLDDFEDDHVSNEGDTKSAKKRKDLKNEDDDEHESGDTSAVKKARVVWSVDLHQKFVNAVNQIGLEKVGPKKILDLMQVPGLTRENVASHLQKYRLYLGRLQKQSKPEPAFGGTMQPDCGSVESGSSTCLSSITAHRANSATTFGFSGDEIQRAHEDDMSRINLPITVNTWPLTNDMVDTTKANPISQVNCVLSTERTVPEMDKPLLKTTTTQRYPMGERTSSIQFKQHPMHITHSQSSYALLENDYPDMLMRSQPHQAILDQLKGFPPCRAEEPFLHGKTSVSGVDIDTPVNENELGCSDCRSTCAVGLEFPSECGQDNLLAVQGDNPMLSQQVMGAVSSVSSSILNEMYELDQKGIDIWESPYLHVLPKDSSLDYTYNEFQLYPLQGFDCFADFGPDVVETFKINELKSKAEIQSCFQSESVFDSSSLYGPEHLVMDEGLPLDGDQLLV
- the LOC116250990 gene encoding two-component response regulator ORR26-like isoform X3, whose amino-acid sequence is MPDMDGFKLLEHVGLEMDLPVIMMSVDGETSRVMKGIHHGACDYLLKPVRMKELRNIWQHVFRKKRHEMKDFENHDKNEETQLVKNVLDDFEDDHVSNEGDTKSAKKRKDLKNEDDDEHESGDTSAVKKARVVWSVDLHQKFVNAVNQIGLEKVGPKKILDLMQVPGLTRENVASHLQKYRLYLGRLQKQSKPEPAFGGTMQPDCGSVESGSSTCLSSITAHRANSATTFGFSGDEIQRAHEDDMSRINLPITVNTWPLTNDMVDTTKANPISQVNCVLSTERTVPEMDKPLLKTTTTQRYPMGERTSSIQFKQHPMHITHSQSSYALLENDYPDMLMRSQPHQAILDQLKGFPPCRAEEPFLHGKTSVSGVDIDTPVNENELGCSDCRSTCAVGLEFPSECGQDNLLAVQGDNPMLSQQVMGAVSSVSSSILNEMYELDQKGIDIWESPYLHVLPKDSSLDYTYNEFQLYPLQGFDCFADFGPDVVETFKINELKSKAEIQSCFQSESVFDSSSLYGPEHLVMDEGLPLDGDQLLV
- the LOC116250990 gene encoding two-component response regulator ORR26-like isoform X2; this translates as MLTCLTWMVSSFLNMLGLKWICQSLQFFMLTVMSVDGETSRVMKGIHHGACDYLLKPVRMKELRNIWQHVFRKKRHEMKDFENHDKNEETQLVKNVLDDFEDDHVSNEGDTKSAKKRKDLKNEDDDEHESGDTSAVKKARVVWSVDLHQKFVNAVNQIGLEKVGPKKILDLMQVPGLTRENVASHLQKYRLYLGRLQKQSKPEPAFGGTMQPDCGSVESGSSTCLSSITAHRANSATTFGFSGDEIQRAHEDDMSRINLPITVNTWPLTNDMVDTTKANPISQVNCVLSTERTVPEMDKPLLKTTTTQRYPMGERTSSIQFKQHPMHITHSQSSYALLENDYPDMLMRSQPHQAILDQLKGFPPCRAEEPFLHGKTSVSGVDIDTPVNENELGCSDCRSTCAVGLEFPSECGQDNLLAVQGDNPMLSQQVMGAVSSVSSSILNEMYELDQKGIDIWESPYLHVLPKDSSLDYTYNEFQLYPLQGFDCFADFGPDVVETFKINELKSKAEIQSCFQSESVFDSSSLYGPEHLVMDEGLPLDGDQLLV